GCGCTGCGCTCACCACAGCGCGTGGAATTGCTGGAGGTGCTGCAACGCGCGATCGATGCCGACGAAGTGGACGCCACCGAGGCCATTCCCGAATCGCCCCAGGGCGATGCGAAGCGCGCCCTGGCCACCATGAAGGATTGCGTGGACAAGCGCGCGACGGAACTGGACCTGCCGGCCGGCCTGCTGTGCCCGCGCAAGGTGCTGGAGGAATACGTGGTCACCGCCGAATGGCCCGACTTCCTCGAAGGCTGGCGCCGCGAGATGCTGTTCGAGCCGCTCAGCCGCCTGCTTCCCTGAGCCGGCGGCAGGGGCTTGGCGAACGCCAAAGTTCACTGGTAATATCGATGGCTCGTGTGGGGCCATAGCTCAGCTGGGAGAGCGCGTCGTTCGCAATGACGAGGTCGGGAGTTCGATCCTCCCTGGCTCCACCAATCAGAATCAAAACGACAGCGCTTTATGCCTCGCGGCGTGAAGCGCTGTTTTGTTTTGCGCGATCTTCGATCGCGTTGCGCACACCTGCGTCGCGCATGCGGCCTTCAGGCGTCCGCCGCAACGCCACCACTCAGTTGACCAGCGGCGGCTCGCCCACGGCCGGGCGACGCACACTCAATGCCGTGCCCGCTGCCGCCACGATGATCGCCACGATGGCCGTCCATTGCAGAAGGCTGAGGTGTTCGCTCAGCAGCACCACGCCCGCCACGGCAGCCACCGCGGGCTCCAGGCTCAGCAACGTGCTGAACGTGCGCGCCGGCAATCGCGTCAACGCCACCATTTCCAGCGAATAAGGCAATGCCGAGCTGAGCAACGCCACGCCCAACGCATAAGGCAACAACGAGGGCGAGAACAATGCGCTCCCTGCGTGCACCACGCCGAATGGAATGGCCAGCAACGCGCCGATCGAGGTACCCCAGGTCACGGCGTCCCCGCCGTGCGCTTCGCCGGCCTGCTTGCCGAACACGATATAGAGCGCCCAGCCAAGACCCGCCGCCAGCGCATACATCACGCCCACCGGATCGAGCGTCTGCACCTCCCCGCGCAAGGGCAGCAGCAAGGCCAGCCCCATGACCACCAGGGCGATCCATGCAAAGTCGATCAGGCGACGCGAACTGAACACCGCCAACGCCAGCGGACCGGTGAATTCCAGAGCCACGGCGATGCCCAGCGGAATCGTGCGCAACGACATGTAGAACACCAGGTTCATCGCCCCCATGGCCAGCCCGTAGGCCCACAGCGCGCGCCATTGGGTACCGTTTGCCAACCTGCGCCACGGCCGGCGCCACAACAGCAGGATCAACGCACTAAGCCCGAGGCGATAGGCGGTCGCGCCCTGCGCGCCCACGGCCGGGAACAGGTGCTTGGCCAGCGAAGCGCCGCATTGATACGAAACCATGCTGATCAGCAACGCGCCGATCGCGAGCGCGATCGGGCCAAGGGTGGAGCGTGGGGACATGGGGAGGGCCGCCGTGGAGCAATACGCGCATGATGCCTGCAGATAATTGCGAAGCCCACCATTTCCATGGACCTGACGTCGCGATTCCTGACAGATATCGTCAGCAGCGATGCACCCGCCGGCCCGCCTCACCGCTCGAAAAAGCTTGCGCATTCGCTGACTGCAAGGAAAACGACAGCGGCATGCCCCTTGATGTCACGCGTGGAGATCACACTTCCGGCACTGCATTCCGGTGAAAACAACCGCCACAGTGATCGTTACTCGCCGTCCCACGGAGATTTGTTTGTCATGACACCGCAGGAACAACAGCTAATCGATGATTTTCTCCAGCGCCTGGTTGCCGCCGGCAGCGTGGCCAAGGACCCGCAGGCCGACGCCCTGATCCGCCAGCGCCTGGCCGCTCAGCCCGACGCGCTCTATCTGCTGGTGCAACGCAGCCTGCTGCAGCAGCAGGCGCTGGACAGCGCCAAGGCGCAGATTGCCCAGCTCCAGTCCCAGCTCGCCTCGCAGCAGGGTGGCGGCAGCTTCCTCGGTGGCCAGCCGCCCTCGCCGGCCTGGGGCGCCACGCCTCCGCCGATGCCGCAGCAGCCGATGCCGCAGCAAGCACCGCCCAGCTGGCGCGACCGCCTGTTCGGCAGCGCCCCTGCCCAGCCGGCACCGACCGCAGCCGCCGCGCCCGGCTTCCTCTCGCAGGCCGCCACCACGGCCGCCGGCGTGGCGGGCGGCATGTTCCTGTTCGATGGCATCGAAAACCTGCTGGGCGGCCACCATGGTGGTGGCGGCTTCTTCGGTGGCGGCGGACAGCCGACGGTGGTGGAGAACATCACCGAGAACAACACCTACTACGACGACAACAACGATCGCCTCACCGATCACCGCGATCGCGACGACTTCGCCTCGAACGACTTCACGTCGACGAATGATTTCGACGACGACAACGGCGGCGGATTCGACGACAACAACTGGGCGTAACGCAGCGCCCCACCCCGCGGAACGCCTCCCTTCGTGGAGGCGTTCCTATACTGGGGCCACGACCGCCAGCGCGCGCAGCTCGGGGTGCCTGGAGCGACCCAGATCGTCGCGCAGCGCCTCAGCGAAATACGCGGGCGCCGCGGCAAGGACGCGACGCAGCAATGCGCAGGCCTCGTCGATGCGCCCCTGCTCGGTCAACACCGACGCCCAACTGCACTGCCCGCGGTAATCACCCTTCTCCGCCGAGCAGCGATACAGCTCGCTGGCGCGCTCCGCATCCGGCTCGGTTTCCCAGCCATGCTCGTAGTACTGCCCAAGGAAATGCATGGCGCGGCCGTGTCCCTGTTCCGCGGCACGCGAGAACCACAGGAACGCCGCGGCCCGGTCCGCTTTGACTCCGCGGCCGTTGGCCAGCACGTGCGCGAAGTTGTACATGCCCCAGTCCGAACCATGTGTCGCCGCCTCGCGGTACCACACGGCCGCCAGTTCATGGTCGATCGCGCCACCCCAGCCGTTTTCGAGACAACGTCCCAGCATGTTCATGGCCATGGCGTCGCCCTGGTGCGCCGCATGCTGGAACCAGTAGCGCGCTTCGGCGCCATTGCGCTCGCAGCCGATGCCCTCCAGGTGCATCTGCCCCAGCGCGAGCTGCGAGGCGCTGTCGCCCGCCAAGGCCTGCACGCGCAACATCCCGAGCGCGCGGGCGGGATCGCTCCTCAGCAGCTGCGGGAAACCATCATTGGGATTGGCGACGCTATGCACTGCCATCATGTCTCGGACCACGCACGCAACAAGTTGTGATAAATGCCGGTCAGGCGCAGCACATCCGCCTGCGGCGCATGCGCCTGCCCGAGGTTCTGGATGGACACATCCAGCTCCAGCAGCAGGCGACGCTGGGCCTCGTCACGGACAAGGCTCTGGATCCAGAAAACCGCCACCACGCGCTCGCCGCGTGTCACGGGTTCCACGCGGTGCGGGCTGCTGGCCGGATAAAGAATCATGTCGCCGGCGGCGAGCCTGACCGTATGCGACCCATAGGTGTCCTCGATGACCATCTCGCCACCGTCGTATTCCTGAGGATCATGCAGGAACAAGGTGGCAGACAGATCCGTACGGACCGGTATGCCCAGGCCATCCGGGCGGTCACGGCGAATCGCGCCCTCCACGCGGGAGCCGGACGCCGGCCCCACGCCATGGCTGCCGAACTGCGGCGGAGAGATGTGGCGCGGCAAGGCACCCGCGAAAAAGGTGGTATTCCGGGTCAGCGCCGCCATGACCAGCGCACCCAGCTCCTTCGCCTCCGGCCCGTCTGCGGGCAACTGCCGGTGACCTCCCGGCAGCGTCGCCTGGCCTGCGCCCCAGTCGGCGGGCGCGAGACCACGCCGGCATCGGGCGAGCTCGTCGGCATTCAGGACGTCGGGGATATGAAGCAGCATCGTATTTCCCTGTAACTACCGGTCGACCGAACCCCTTGCGAAGGCCAGGCCGGGACCAGCGAACGTATCAGAAACTGATATTGGCCGTGAGCATACCCACGCGCCCCGGTGCCACCGACGCGTAGTGCGCCGCATAGGCCTTGTCGAAGTAGTAGCGATTGGTGAGGTTTTGCACATTGAGCTGTAGCGACAAGCGGGCATTCACCGCGTACGACACCATGGCGTCGAAACGCGCGTACGAGGGCACCCATTTGGTGTTGGCCGTATTGCCGAAGACCTTGTCCTGGTAGTACGCGCCACCGCCCACCGTCCACTGCGACGTGATCGCATACGTGGTCCACAGGGTAGCGCTGTTCCTGGGCGTATTCGGGAACGCATTGCCCCGGCTCGTGGCATCACCCGGGCCGGTCTTCACCAGTTCGCTGTCGAGATAGGTGTAGCCGCCGTAGATGCTCCAGCGTTCGGTGACCTGGCCGCTGAAACCAAGCTCGATGCCATCCACGAGCTGCTCGCCCGCATTGATCTGCGGACTGCCGCGACCACCGGTCGCCACGCGGGCATTGGTCTTCTCGCTGCGGAACACGGCGGCGGTGAGTGAGAGTCGCTGATCCAGCACATCCCACTTGGTGCCCAGCTCGATGTTGCGGCTGCTCTCGGGCTTGAGGTCGGCATTGGTCACGGCCAGGCCGTCCGCGCCATCGCCAGCGTCCACGCCCGGCGGGTTGGACGACGTGCCCCACGACAGATAGATGCTGCCGTTGGCTGCCGGCTTGTAGACCACGCCCAGCTGATAGTTCCAGAAGTCCGAATCGTTGCTCAGATGGGTCACCGCACCCGTGGTGGACGTGGTTGCGGTGGAGCGCGTGCTGTAGCTGTCGAAGCGCACGCCGCCATTGACTGACCACTGCGGATCGAAGGTCACCGTGTCGAAGGCCCAGGCCGAGCGCGTATCGGTGACGATGCGCGTGGGGTTCTGGCCGCCGATGATCGCCCCGTTGAACGGATCATGCGGAGTCGGCGCCTGGGCGCTGGTGCACCAGTAGTTGGACGGCGCGCCTATGCCGTACTTGCTGCTGCAGGCGCCGTTGACGATGGAGCCGGTGTTGTGGGTGTCGCTGGCGTTCTTCGCGGGATCCACCAGATAACTGGTGCGGCGGGTCTTTTCGCTGCTCAACTCGATGCCGGCCGCCAGGCTGTGCTTGAGCGAACCCGTCTCGAACTCGCCGGTGAGGTCAGTCTGGTTGGTAAGGCTCGTCGTGCTGCTGTCGCGATTGTTGTTGCGGCGCCAGATGCCACCGTTCACCAGGAAGTTGCCCTGGCTATCATCCGGCTGGGTCCAGATGTAATCGTTGGTGGAGCGCGCGTAAACCGTCGCGTTGCGCAGCAGCCAGCCATCGCCGGCATCATGCTTCAGCAGGATGCTGCCGACGTCATTGCTTTGCTTCTGGAAGTCGCGATCAAGCCAGCCGTAGTACGTGCCGCGTGGCACCGAATACGGTCGGCCGTCGCCATTGAGGCGCGCGTAAGGGCTCGTGGCGGCGAACGGATTGTTGTACGGGATGCCGCTATCCGGCGTGTCGTCGCTCTGCAGGTGGTAATAGCTCAGTGTGACGCTGGTCGGCGCGCGCAGCCCGAACGTCACCGAAGGCGCAATGCCCCAACGCGACATGTCAGGCCCGTTGCGGCCTGGCACGTCGTTGCTGTGACCCATCACGTTCAGTCGGACCGCCGTGTCGGCGCCCACCTGCTGGTTCCAGTCCGCCGTGCCGCGGTAGTAGTTGTCGGTGCCCACGCCAGCCGTGGCACGCACGAAGTTCTCGGCCCTGGGCATCTTGGTCACCAGGTTGACGCTACCGCCGACGCCACCGCGCCCGGTGTAGGCGGAGCTGGGGCCCTTCATCACTTCAACCTGCTCGATATCGAAGATTTCGCGCGATTGCGAGCCGGAACTGCGTACGCCATCGATAAACACCGAGCTCTCCGAGTCGAAGCCGCGGATGATCGGCCGGTCGCCGTTGGGGTTGCCGCCCTCGCCCGCGCCGAAGGTAATGCCGGGCACCTGGCGCAAGACGTCGAGCAGCGACGTGGCGGCCGTCTGCTGGATGATCTGCTGCGGCACCACGGTGACCGAGCGCGGCGTGTCGAGCAGCGGCGCGGTGAACTTGGGCGAGGTGGTATTGACCACGGTGGAGCGCACCCTTACCCCGTCCAGGTTCTGGGCATCCTGCGGGTCCGCCTTGGCGTCGGCAGGCGCCTCGCCGGCCGCCATCGCCGACGTCGACACCAGGGCCAGCCCAAGGGCACTGGCCATCAGGCGCACCGGCGGGTGGACCGAGGAGGAAACAAAAGTCTGGGAGGTCATGCTCGATCCTTCGTGCAGGCGAACACCGGCCGCCCCATATCTGGGCAGTCGTTCACCGTCGGGTTGAGGGGAAGTAGGGGCGCGGAGTCAGGGCTTACGCGCTCCGCATGAACTTACGGTAACAATATTGAGAATGATTCGCAATACCAACCAACGTCCCCCGGCATACCACGCCGACGGTGTTCCGCACGATCAGCTCCATCAAGTTCACCCGACTTGCCGCATCGGCGAACAACGATCTCTGCATTCGCCATTGGCGTACTGGCGCACATTCGCGCATACGCCATCCGGCACGCATCCTCTGGCCTAGCGGAAATCCAGTGCGACCCTGTTAGCCTTGCGCCGCCTGCAGCGGTTTCGCAGATTCGCGCGCGTCTGTGCACGCTTGCATTCATCAGCGGGCATGTAACTTCGCTCGGCATCGATCGATCCATCCGATACCCTGCGGGTCACGCCTCGCCATCAAACAGCGGAAGAACGGCATGCAGAATCTGGAAGACACCAAGCTCGCCATCATTGGACTCGGCTACGTCGGACTGCCGCTGGCAGTGGAGTTCGGCAAGCACTACGACACCATCGGCTTCGACATCAACCAGCGCCGCATCAGCGAACTGACAGACGGTATCGACCACACGCTGGAAGTCACCGGCGAAGAGCTGGCGCAAGCCCACCGCCTGCACTTCAGCTCGCAGTGGTCGGACCT
This genomic interval from Dyella japonica A8 contains the following:
- a CDS encoding EamA family transporter, which gives rise to MSPRSTLGPIALAIGALLISMVSYQCGASLAKHLFPAVGAQGATAYRLGLSALILLLWRRPWRRLANGTQWRALWAYGLAMGAMNLVFYMSLRTIPLGIAVALEFTGPLALAVFSSRRLIDFAWIALVVMGLALLLPLRGEVQTLDPVGVMYALAAGLGWALYIVFGKQAGEAHGGDAVTWGTSIGALLAIPFGVVHAGSALFSPSLLPYALGVALLSSALPYSLEMVALTRLPARTFSTLLSLEPAVAAVAGVVLLSEHLSLLQWTAIVAIIVAAAGTALSVRRPAVGEPPLVN
- a CDS encoding DUF2076 domain-containing protein translates to MTPQEQQLIDDFLQRLVAAGSVAKDPQADALIRQRLAAQPDALYLLVQRSLLQQQALDSAKAQIAQLQSQLASQQGGGSFLGGQPPSPAWGATPPPMPQQPMPQQAPPSWRDRLFGSAPAQPAPTAAAAPGFLSQAATTAAGVAGGMFLFDGIENLLGGHHGGGGFFGGGGQPTVVENITENNTYYDDNNDRLTDHRDRDDFASNDFTSTNDFDDDNGGGFDDNNWA
- a CDS encoding tetratricopeptide repeat protein, whose protein sequence is MMAVHSVANPNDGFPQLLRSDPARALGMLRVQALAGDSASQLALGQMHLEGIGCERNGAEARYWFQHAAHQGDAMAMNMLGRCLENGWGGAIDHELAAVWYREAATHGSDWGMYNFAHVLANGRGVKADRAAAFLWFSRAAEQGHGRAMHFLGQYYEHGWETEPDAERASELYRCSAEKGDYRGQCSWASVLTEQGRIDEACALLRRVLAAAPAYFAEALRDDLGRSRHPELRALAVVAPV
- a CDS encoding Fe2+-dependent dioxygenase → MLLHIPDVLNADELARCRRGLAPADWGAGQATLPGGHRQLPADGPEAKELGALVMAALTRNTTFFAGALPRHISPPQFGSHGVGPASGSRVEGAIRRDRPDGLGIPVRTDLSATLFLHDPQEYDGGEMVIEDTYGSHTVRLAAGDMILYPASSPHRVEPVTRGERVVAVFWIQSLVRDEAQRRLLLELDVSIQNLGQAHAPQADVLRLTGIYHNLLRAWSET
- a CDS encoding TonB-dependent receptor encodes the protein MTSQTFVSSSVHPPVRLMASALGLALVSTSAMAAGEAPADAKADPQDAQNLDGVRVRSTVVNTTSPKFTAPLLDTPRSVTVVPQQIIQQTAATSLLDVLRQVPGITFGAGEGGNPNGDRPIIRGFDSESSVFIDGVRSSGSQSREIFDIEQVEVMKGPSSAYTGRGGVGGSVNLVTKMPRAENFVRATAGVGTDNYYRGTADWNQQVGADTAVRLNVMGHSNDVPGRNGPDMSRWGIAPSVTFGLRAPTSVTLSYYHLQSDDTPDSGIPYNNPFAATSPYARLNGDGRPYSVPRGTYYGWLDRDFQKQSNDVGSILLKHDAGDGWLLRNATVYARSTNDYIWTQPDDSQGNFLVNGGIWRRNNNRDSSTTSLTNQTDLTGEFETGSLKHSLAAGIELSSEKTRRTSYLVDPAKNASDTHNTGSIVNGACSSKYGIGAPSNYWCTSAQAPTPHDPFNGAIIGGQNPTRIVTDTRSAWAFDTVTFDPQWSVNGGVRFDSYSTRSTATTSTTGAVTHLSNDSDFWNYQLGVVYKPAANGSIYLSWGTSSNPPGVDAGDGADGLAVTNADLKPESSRNIELGTKWDVLDQRLSLTAAVFRSEKTNARVATGGRGSPQINAGEQLVDGIELGFSGQVTERWSIYGGYTYLDSELVKTGPGDATSRGNAFPNTPRNSATLWTTYAITSQWTVGGGAYYQDKVFGNTANTKWVPSYARFDAMVSYAVNARLSLQLNVQNLTNRYYFDKAYAAHYASVAPGRVGMLTANISF